The Paenibacillus sp. JQZ6Y-1 sequence AATCGCCAAACGTAATCGGAGCAGCATCCAGCATAACTGTATTGTGATTGCAGTAAAAGTGATCGCCGATGGTAATGTTATAGCCCTGATCGCAATAAAAGGGCTGCTCAATCCAAAACGTATCACCCGTCTGAGCAAATAATTGCCGAATGATGTCTTCGCGTTCCTTGACCATCGACGGGCGAAGCTGGTTGTAATCGTAGCATTGCTCCTTCGCCTGCTGACGCTCTGCCACCAGCTGGGGATCATTGTTATTGTCGTAGAGTAAGCCGCGTTGGGCTTTTTCCTTTTCCGTTAAACGCATCGGTTATGACTCCTTCTCTAGGTAGATCGATTTCCCTTTGGATGGATATAGCATAACGCGCCTACGTAAGTGATGCAAAATGGACAGAGCAGCATTACCAAGGCAATTGCTCATCCATATGATAAAACGTTCCGGTTGGTCCGTCAGACGGCAATGTAGCAAAATGAACTGCCGTTCTCGCTCCATCCTCAATCGATACAGGCGCTTCTTCACCGCCCATCTGTGTTTTCACCAGACCGGGATGAACGGAATTGACCTTGAGCGGAGTATTGCTGTAGGTTTGCGACCAGTACGCCGTCAGCATATTCAGCGCCGCCTTGGATACTGCATAACCGGGCTTTGCCAACTGCTTCACAAGAGGTTCGTTCAATTGCAGATATATGGAGCCAATCGCGCTGCTCTGATTCACAATGCGCCCAGCAGGGCTTTGCAATAGCAGCGGCAACAATGCTTCCGTCAGATAAAAGGGAGCGATTGTATTCACTTCCAGCGTATCACGGAAGGCATCTCCTTCATAATCCCCTCTTTCCAACAATACGCCAGCATTATTGATCAGAATATCCAGCTTGCCGTAGCTACTTTGAATATGTTGAACAAGCGCCTCAATATGCTGTGGATTGGTCACTTCCAGCTGTACAGCCTCCACGTCTAGTCCTTCCTGCACCAATTGAGTCGCCGCTTCCTGTGCTTGCTCTAGCGACCGTGCTGCCAGCAGCACCTTAATATGTTGCTTACCTAGCTGGCGTACAATTTCCAAACCGATTCCTTTACTTGCACCTGTAACCAAAGCGATGGATTGCGTCATGATTATGTTCCTCCTCTAAATCTGAATGAGCTGCCAGAAAGTGCTCTCCAACTAGCAGCATGAATGACTATGTACACAGTGATAACGGATATAACGACTATTGAGAACGATCATTCTCAATAAGGTAAAAAATTTTGTTTTTTATTTTGTATTTATTTTGAATGCTTGGTACATATCCTGCTTGATAGGTGTGATTGGTATGTAGCTTGAGCCGTATACACCTTGTTGATATGAATGTTTGGTTGCTGCATCTGGCAGCATCAGCCTTCCAGCAACCGCAAATTCATCTCCATAATCTCTCGCAATTTGGACGTATCTGTTGACGTGCGCACGAGTACACGCAAGCCAATCAGTGCATTGTGTAAATACGCCGCCATCTGCTCTGCATCCAGTGTGCTGCTATATTCGCCTGTCTGCTGACCATGACGGATGATGCCAGCGATCATCTCCTCTGTTTTCTCAAAAGCGGCAACTGCCATATGATCGACTTTCTGATCCCGCGCCGCCAGTTCTACTGCTGAGTTAACCAGCAGACAGCCCGCAGGCAGATCTTCAATGCCCTCAATTACATAGCCAAATATCATTTCCAACGCTTCACGCGCCGTTTTTGCCTGCGCAATAGCTGCCTGTCCACGATTGCCATTCTGTACGCCGAACTTCTCCAATGCCAGTAAGAATAGAGTATGCTTGTCGGTAAATGTATCGTATAAACTGCGGCGATGAATGCCCATATGCTCGGTCAGATCATTCATAGACGTCTTCTCATAACCCTGCTGCCAAAATAGCTTCATCGCACGATCCAGTACGACTTGGTCATCAAACTCCTTACTCCGCGCCATCTTCATTCCTCCTTGCTGTCTTTTCCTATACATCATCGAATGAGAATGATCGTTCTTATTTAGGTGAAGATATCTACAAATCCTTAATTAGCCTTTCCCCACTTCAAGGAGCACTCACCTGTATCTCGTCTTCTCGTCATCCAGTAAATGATGCACTCAGCATATCATATTGAGAACGATCGGTAAAGAAAGATATTTAAAAAAGATTATTGAAAGAAAAAGAACGCTCCGATCCGTAGACCGAAACGTTCTGCTTGTGCATCTGATTATTTTCCGGCAGTCGCTGCTGCAATATCGCGTGCTGCCCAGTACGTAGACGGTACATCCGACCATGCGGACGTTGTCTCTGTACGGTTGCTATCGGTTGCAACATCCATTCCAAGCACACGGTTAAACAAGGTTACGGCTTCCGCACGAGTCAGTGTACGATCCGGTGCAAAGCTGCCATCCGGTTGTCCCTGCATATAGCCTGCCTGCTGCACGGATGCAATATCTGCTGCCGCCCAATGCCCAGCAGTGTCCTTAAATGCCGCCGGAATATTATGGGAAGAAGTAGTAGCTCCACCTCCAGCTGCATGACTATCCTTCATCCAGCGCGCCAGCACCGTTGCCATTTCGGCGCGCGTAATGGCGCGCTGCGGAGCAAAGGTATGATCGCTATAACCTGTCATCCAACCGGATGAGGTGGCTGCCACAATCGCTTGAGCTGCCCAGTTGTCAGTCGGTACATCGCTGTACATTCCAACTGCGGTGGATGGAGAGAAGTTCGTGCTTGTACTTGGTATACTATTCAGTTGAGTAGCTCTATTCGGTTGAGCAGCTACATCATCTTTCTTGTCCAATGCACTCTGTACCGTCGTGTCTGTTGCCGATGGTACTGCTGCGAGACGATTCAGCATCATCGCCAGCTCGGCGCGTGTTACCGTATGCGTCGGGCGGAAGGTCCCATCCGGGTATCCCTGCATATAAGCGGCATGCTGCTTAATATCACCTGTTGCATCGTTGCTGTCCGTTGTCGTCTTAGCTGCATTCCATTTCTGTTCCGAATGTAGAATGGTAAAGGTACTGAATTTGCTCACTGTAAATTGCAGCGCCGACGGCTGATCGCCCTTCCATTGTACAGTTGGCGTGATCAGCTCTTTGCTTCCATCGCTATGCTCTACATATATTGCCAAACGATCCAGAAACGTCTGTCGCTCCGCAGCACCTGACGGTATTGCTCCAGCTGGTAACGGCAGCGATACTTGCACAGGCTGACCTTGTACATTGGTATCAATCGTTACTGGTGTGCCAATGATCTCAACAGCACCCTGATTGGCTGCTTGCTGTACCATATCATCCTGCTGAGCGCGGCGAGCAATGGCGTCCAGCGCAGCAGCCCCTTTGGCTGGCAGAATGGTAAACTGGCTCGCTCCATTCATCGACGACAGCGTGTTTGCAGGCAGAGTCAGAGAGAGATGATTCGTTTGCAGCTCCAATCCAGCGTCTCCGGTTGCTAGCGTTTTAGCCGCGTCGGTTGGCAGGCTGAAATTCAGTTCTGCCACCTCGTCGTTCTGATCTGGCAAAACAAGGCGTACATTGCCGCCACCCGCTGCCTTCACATTGTCCAACGCCGTACGCGCTTGAGTTGCACTGTAGTTGAGTGTATCCTTTTTCCAACCGTCTGTACGCGTGGTACGTTGCACGGTAAAGGCGGCGGAAGAACCGCCATTTGGCACATCTGCCTGTACCTGAATACTCTGGCTCTGACCGGTAGAGCTACTTCCCCCACCACCGGATGAACTGCCAGAACCGGAATTGTTGCCCGGTACAGGCGTTGGTACAGGTTCAGGAGTCGGCTGCGGTGTTGGCACAGGCTCCGGTGTTGGTTGTGGAGTCGGTACGGGTTCTGGGGTAGGCTCTGGTGTCGGCGTCGAATCATCCACACCGCGTACAAAGGTCAGATAGAAATCGTCCAGCGTTCCCCATGCGCCGCCATCTGCTTGAACAGAAGCACCAATAGTCAGTGCGCCGTCTGCCACATACACATCATGGATGACAGGCTGGCTCCATTGTACCCAACCATTCACGCTGGTCGGTGTCTCTTTCTCCTGTCCGTTGCTCACCGCATACAGCTTCATATTCGCGTTATTGGCGTTGCCGCCCTGAATATTCATAGATAGATCGTAATAGCCCGGCTGCAATCCATATACCTGTTGCTCCACCGTAAAATTAACCGGATCGCCGTTGTAGAAATGCAGCGAATAGTCACCCGACTTGGCATCGGACGCTTTGTTCTGGTAATCCGTATGCGGGCTCAATCCCGCACCATACGTAATATGCCACATGCTGCGGTCGCTATTCTCAAAACTGCCATTTTGCAGCAGATTCGGCTTGCGAATGGATAGGTTGACCTGCGCCTCGTGATCGCCTTGCGTTTTGCCTGTGATGATATAGCTGCCTGCACCTTTGGCAATCGCCTGCTGCAAGGCTTGCTCATCCCAGCTCACATCCACCGTGCCAGTGCTGCCATCGTTATATGTGACACTCACCGTTTGCGGCAACTGGATCACATCACCCGCGTTAACCGTAATGGATACCGGCTGTACTCCATCCACCTTCAATGGCGCTACTGCACCAGTATTGACGTAGTTGAACACATTCAAGGATGACAACGGATGACCGGTAAAATCGAACAACGCTTGGTTGTCGACTGCGCTGCCGCCATACCATTTGCCTGCATCGTCAGGATCATATTCGCCCGCATAGCTGGATGCCCAACCGGAGCCGTACGTTTCCCACAGCTCTTTGTTATGCGCTAGCTCACTTGCCGGACCGACTGGTAGCCATGCCGGTTCCCAGTAAAACATACCAATTCCCGCCGCACCTACATCCGATACCGCCTGAATTACATTGCGCACAGACGTTGCTTGTCCCTGCACGCTAACCGGATAATCCAGCGTCTGACCGGAGCTGCGTGGTGCGGTATTTTCATGCCCGTCGCCATCCTGCGAAGTGTACGTATAGGATGTTTCCGCGACCATGACCTTTTTGCCATACGTATCGGCGACCTGCTTGAGTACAGAGGTCAGATTGCTCAATGTACCATGCCAAAACGGATAATACGAACTGGCAAACACATCGTAATCGACATGGTTATCCGCCAGTGCCTTCGCATACGCCGCATATCGTCCCGGCGTCTCTGGATTCGTAAAATGCAGAGCGATCAGGATATTGGGATTGATCTCACGAATCGCTTGACTGCCTTTGTTAAACAGCTTGCTGATGCTACTCCAATTCGTTTCCCCGATAAACGATTGATTCGTCTCGTTACCGACTTGCACCATGCCTACGTCCACGCCCGCATCTACAATCTGTTGCAAGCTGGACTTGGTATAGTCATATACCGCTTGCTGCTTTTGCTCCAGATTCAGGCTAGCCCATGCTTTCGGTACATGCTGCTTGCCCGGATCTGCCCAGAAATCGGAATAATGGAAATCGACCAGTAGCTTCATCCCATTGGCAGTGGCACGTTTGCCAATCGCAATCGCTTTAGCAAGATCGTTATCGCCCCCGCCGTAGCCCTTACCATCTGCGGTGTAAGGATTATCCCAGACACGCACCC is a genomic window containing:
- a CDS encoding sugar O-acetyltransferase, which encodes MRLTEKEKAQRGLLYDNNNDPQLVAERQQAKEQCYDYNQLRPSMVKEREDIIRQLFAQTGDTFWIEQPFYCDQGYNITIGDHFYCNHNTVMLDAAPITFGDYVFIAPNCGFYTAGHPLDAEQRNQGLEIAYPIHVGNNVWIGGGVSVLPGVTIGDNSVIGAGSVVTKDIPPGVIAAGNPCRVIRDITEADRDKYPRV
- a CDS encoding SDR family oxidoreductase — translated: MTQSIALVTGASKGIGLEIVRQLGKQHIKVLLAARSLEQAQEAATQLVQEGLDVEAVQLEVTNPQHIEALVQHIQSSYGKLDILINNAGVLLERGDYEGDAFRDTLEVNTIAPFYLTEALLPLLLQSPAGRIVNQSSAIGSIYLQLNEPLVKQLAKPGYAVSKAALNMLTAYWSQTYSNTPLKVNSVHPGLVKTQMGGEEAPVSIEDGARTAVHFATLPSDGPTGTFYHMDEQLPW
- a CDS encoding TetR/AcrR family transcriptional regulator, translated to MARSKEFDDQVVLDRAMKLFWQQGYEKTSMNDLTEHMGIHRRSLYDTFTDKHTLFLLALEKFGVQNGNRGQAAIAQAKTAREALEMIFGYVIEGIEDLPAGCLLVNSAVELAARDQKVDHMAVAAFEKTEEMIAGIIRHGQQTGEYSSTLDAEQMAAYLHNALIGLRVLVRTSTDTSKLREIMEMNLRLLEG
- a CDS encoding glycosyl hydrolase 53 family protein is translated as MRSKKRVSLLMLAVVMVLGMLPIQAPLAHAANDEDIPLNNAGFESDWWSDGSWKVEPSDWDQVSIERYAYANDPFITPSEDTYAFKYWIKDTASVQQQITLSQNVSSLPAGSYELTVQSMGGSGAESGHVQVFADTNQGTEVATTGYNQWGTVKLQFVLTQPTNQVQIGAHIRGMANGWGYLDSFKLKRTGSDTSQPVSSDIFVKKVEGLSPDFIKGVDVSSIISLEQSGVKFYDEQGQVQDLFTTLHQSGVNYIRVRVWDNPYTADGKGYGGGDNDLAKAIAIGKRATANGMKLLVDFHYSDFWADPGKQHVPKAWASLNLEQKQQAVYDYTKSSLQQIVDAGVDVGMVQVGNETNQSFIGETNWSSISKLFNKGSQAIREINPNILIALHFTNPETPGRYAAYAKALADNHVDYDVFASSYYPFWHGTLSNLTSVLKQVADTYGKKVMVAETSYTYTSQDGDGHENTAPRSSGQTLDYPVSVQGQATSVRNVIQAVSDVGAAGIGMFYWEPAWLPVGPASELAHNKELWETYGSGWASSYAGEYDPDDAGKWYGGSAVDNQALFDFTGHPLSSLNVFNYVNTGAVAPLKVDGVQPVSITVNAGDVIQLPQTVSVTYNDGSTGTVDVSWDEQALQQAIAKGAGSYIITGKTQGDHEAQVNLSIRKPNLLQNGSFENSDRSMWHITYGAGLSPHTDYQNKASDAKSGDYSLHFYNGDPVNFTVEQQVYGLQPGYYDLSMNIQGGNANNANMKLYAVSNGQEKETPTSVNGWVQWSQPVIHDVYVADGALTIGASVQADGGAWGTLDDFYLTFVRGVDDSTPTPEPTPEPVPTPQPTPEPVPTPQPTPEPVPTPVPGNNSGSGSSSGGGGSSSTGQSQSIQVQADVPNGGSSAAFTVQRTTRTDGWKKDTLNYSATQARTALDNVKAAGGGNVRLVLPDQNDEVAELNFSLPTDAAKTLATGDAGLELQTNHLSLTLPANTLSSMNGASQFTILPAKGAAALDAIARRAQQDDMVQQAANQGAVEIIGTPVTIDTNVQGQPVQVSLPLPAGAIPSGAAERQTFLDRLAIYVEHSDGSKELITPTVQWKGDQPSALQFTVSKFSTFTILHSEQKWNAAKTTTDSNDATGDIKQHAAYMQGYPDGTFRPTHTVTRAELAMMLNRLAAVPSATDTTVQSALDKKDDVAAQPNRATQLNSIPSTSTNFSPSTAVGMYSDVPTDNWAAQAIVAATSSGWMTGYSDHTFAPQRAITRAEMATVLARWMKDSHAAGGGATTSSHNIPAAFKDTAGHWAAADIASVQQAGYMQGQPDGSFAPDRTLTRAEAVTLFNRVLGMDVATDSNRTETTSAWSDVPSTYWAARDIAAATAGK